The following are encoded in a window of Poecile atricapillus isolate bPoeAtr1 chromosome 3, bPoeAtr1.hap1, whole genome shotgun sequence genomic DNA:
- the LOC131576970 gene encoding taste receptor type 2 member 9-like, with translation MEACHSPQQSNVTSYGATTVAIFTLEVFAGMWINAFIVCVLCIAWVKKKTLNSNEKILLLLGCSRISYLCLLWVYYFLSFFYPNYIYNNTTVQVLGTFATFANYSSLLVSACLCGFYCIKIANFRNSFFIYLKVKIDRMVPWLLLGSEILALAVGIIAYNLTEAAPSKNLTVTPLESFWETSIRVDKRFSRSFFLSGLGYAASFMAVIFSAVFLLFSLWTHKRKMQKNSMKDLSMDAHIRAMKSILSFLVMYSINFVCQILTIIYEMEEKNIMTLLIYIYLCAFPGVHSLILIFSNPKLEKALLKILSCVKCDFSMK, from the coding sequence ATGGAAGCTTGTCACTCTCCACAGCAATCCAATGTCACTTCATACGGGGCCACCACTGTGGCCATCTTCACCCTGGAGGTGTTTGCTGGCATGTGGATAAACGCTTTCATCGTTTGTGTGCTTTGCATTGCCTGGGTCAAAAAGAAAACCCTGAACTCTAATGAGAAGatcttgctgctgctgggatgctccaggattTCCTATTTGTGTCTCTTATGGGTATACtacttcctttcatttttttatccCAATTACATTTATAATAACACCACAGTTCAAGTACTCGGAACTTTTGCAACCTTTGCTAACTATTCCAGCTTGTTGGTTTCAGCCTGTCTTTGTGGGTTTTATTGCATAAAAATTGCCAATTTCAGGAACAGCTTCTTCATCTACCTGAAAGTAAAAATTGACAGGATGGTGCCCTGGCTCTTGTTGGGGTCAGAGATTTTAGCCTTGGCTGTCGGCATCATTGCTTATAACCTAACTGAAGCTGCGCCAAGTAAGAACCTCACTGTCACTCCTCTTGAAAGTTTTTGGGAAACAAGTATCAGAGTGGATAAACGTTTCTCCcgttctttttttctcagtggaCTTGGATATGCTGCTTCATTCATGGCAGTCatcttctctgctgttttccttctcttttccctctggaCACACAAACGCAAGATGCAGAAAAACTCCATGAAGGACCTCAGCATGGATGCCCACATCAGAGCCATGAAATCTATTCTCTCCTTCTTAGTGATGTACAGCATCAACTTTGTATGTCAGATCTTGACAATAATTTAcgaaatggaggaaaaaaatatcatgaCACTTCTTATATACATATATCTCTGTGCTTTTCCAGGAGTTCATTCTCTTATTCTGATTTTCAGCAATCCCAAGCTGGAAAAGGCACTGCTAAAGATTCTCTCCTGTGTCAAGTGTGACTTTTCTATGAAGTAG
- the LOC131577782 gene encoding taste receptor type 2 member 9-like, with product MEACHSPQQSNVTSYGATTVAIVTLEAFAGMWINAFIVSVLCLAWVKKKTLNSNEKILLLLGCSRFCTLCISWVNEFLLIIHPNYLYAHPILQLITSFTSFFNYSNLLVSACLCGFYCIKIANFRNSFFTDLKVKIDRMVPWFLLGSEILALALSIIIYDLTETLPNTNSNFTCLRNFWEPSIRLDKRFFFSFFLTGFGYAASFMAVIFSAVFLLFSLWTHKRKMQKNSMKDLSMDAHIRAMKSILSFLVMYSINFVCLISTIIYNMEDENTMRLLINIYLFAFPGVHSLILIFSNPKLEKALLKMLSCVKCDFSMK from the coding sequence ATGGAAGCTTGTCACTCTCCACAGCAATCCAATGTCACTTCATACGGGGCCACCACTGTGGCCATCGTCACCCTGGAGGCGTTTGCTGGCATGTGGATAAACGCTTTCATCGTttctgtgctttgccttgcctggGTCAAAAAGAAAACCCTCAACTCTAATGAGAAGATTTTGCTGCTCCTGGGATGTTCCAGGTTTTGCACTTTGTGCATCTCATGGGTAAATGAATTCCTTTTAATAATTCATCCCAATTACCTTTATGCTCACCCAATACTTCAATTAATTACATCTTTTACAAGCTTTTTTAACTATTCCAACTTGTTGGTTTCAGCCTGTCTTTGTGGATTTTATTGTATAAAAATTGCCAATTTCAGGAACAGCTTCTTCACCGACTTGAAAGTAAAAATTGACAGGATGGTGCCCTGGTTCTTGTTGGGGTCAGAGATTTTAGCCTTGGCTCTCAGCATCATTATCTATGACCTCACTGAAACTCTGCCGAATACCAACAGCAATTTCACCTGCCTCAGAAATTTTTGGGAACCAAGTATTAGACTGgataaaagatttttcttttcattttttctcactGGATTTGGATATGCTGCTTCATTCATGGCAGTCatcttctctgctgttttccttctcttttccctctggaCACACAAACGCAAGATGCAGAAAAACTCCATGAAGGACCTCAGCATGGATGCCCACATCAGAGCCATGAAATCTATTCTCTCTTTCTTAGTGATGTACAGCATCAACTTTGTATGTTTGATCTCGACAATAATTTATAACATGGAGGATGAAAATACTATGAGACTTCTTATAAACATATATCTGTTTGCTTTCCCAGGAGTTCATTCCCTTATTCTGATTTTCAGCAATCCCAAGCTGGAAAAGGCACTGCTAAAGATGCTCTCCTGTGTCAAGTGTGACTTTTCTATGAAGTAG